The genomic interval TGATATTCTCCAGTGCTAGGTTGACGATATGGGCTTCCCATTCTTTTTGAAAGACTTTTTCAACTTCCGGTTCAGTGAAAGAAGTTAATTCACTTGGATCATTTTTGATGAGGGCCTCTTTTTTGTCGGATTGGCATTTTTTCCGGTAAAAGTCCATGGTTCGGCGATAAATAATCTGGCTGAACCAGGTGCGAAATTTAGCGCGTTTTTCGTCGGGCTTAAAGTTTTTTAAGGATTTCCAAAGTGAGAGTAGGATTTCCTGTACAAGGTCCTCTTTATCGCTTTGGTTGAGTTTGAATTTAGAAAGGACGATGAGGATGAAGGAGTTGTAATAGGTTTGAAAGTCTTCCCAGGCTTTCTGGTCATTGTCGTTTTTTAAACGATCCAAAAGTGTGTAGCGGGTATTCCATTGGGAAGTCATGTTTTTGACCTATATTATAAAAAAAGTTCACAGCTTGTCATTATTGACAAATCTATACCGAGTATAAGAGAAATGATAGTTTACAAGGATTAAATAAATGAGTAAAAATAAATTTACTTTAATTGAGCTTTTGGTGGTCGTTGCCATAATCGGCATTTTGGCTTCTTTCTTATTACCCGTTTTGGGTAAAGCTCGTTCTCAAGCTAGGCAGGCGGTATGTAAAAGTAACTTAAAGCAGTACGGAACGACTATGTTTATTTCGATGGATGACTTTAATGGTCAAGTTCCTCCGGCTATGAGTAAACATGGCTTGTGGGCTACTAATATTGAAAACTCAATTAAGATCGATGGGGCCGCAATCTCCTACACACAAAATGCAGCGATTTATAATAGTCCAGGGAACTTTGATATCTCAAATTTTGCCAATTTTGAACCTCAAACCCAAGACGAAGATAAAATGCAGGCTTTTATTTGTCCCGGTGATGATGACCCAGCGACTGTTTTTCAAAACTTTAATAATGGCGGTCGCTCTGGTCGTCCTGTTACTTCTTATGGGTCAAACCGGGGCATATTTTTAATGATGCCAGAAAACTTTCTGCAATGGGAACCAGGGCATGTGAATGGTTTTCTCAATAGGCTTAGCAAACCATCAGAAACGGCGATGATCTTCGATTGCGATGCACAGTCTGATGGTAGTATTGGTTTGTGGCTAAAAGGCGGAACATCAGCGACAATGTGGGATTTTGCCAAGAATGGTTTTGGCGATAAATGGGATGACAGCGTAAAGCCTGATTGGCACTTAAAAAAAATCAACATAGTCAACGCCGACGGACATGTTGAGTCACATAATTACCTCAGTCAGAGTTTAGAATCCGTTCTATTAGGGAATCCGTAATTTGTTAAAAAAGTAGTCAGATCGCTTCGCTTGCAGATCGTTCGTAAGCGCACTGCAGATCGGCCTTCGGCCTGCAGTTTTTAAAAGGAATTCTATCCACAGATGTCCCAGATTTACACAGATTAAATAAGTATTTAACAATTTGAATATGTAGCTATTTTTCTGAATAATCCTGAGGGTTAAGAATTCTTAATTCTCCTCCAAAAGACTTAGCGATCTTTGTGGCTTGGCGAGAGTCTAAACCAAGTTAAAGCCTACAAAATAAAAACTCTGCGAGCACTGCGGCTCTGCGAGAAATAGTCATTCACCTCGGACCCATGGAGTTTTCAAAAGTATTTAGATCGCTTCGCTTTCAGATCGTTCGCAAGCTCAATGCAGATCGGCCTTCGGCCTGCTGCTCTTAAAAGGAACTCTATCCACAGATGTCCCAGATTTACACAGATTAAATAAGTATTTAACAGTTTGAATTTACAGCTATTTTTCTGAATAATCCTGAGTGTTAAGTTCTTAATTCTGCGCTAAAAAACTTAGCGAGATTAAACGTCACTCTCTAGTCCTCTTCAGTGCTAATCTGCGAAATCTGTGGATGATTTTTTATCTCTGCGTGAAAAAGCTTTGAGTAAGTACAGCATTTCCCCCTTTCTCAGAAGTTTTTTTTGTTAAAATTTCGTCAAATTTGACAATTTTGTCACAAAGCCATTTTCACTGGCGTATTACTCCAAGACCCTAACTATGCCTTGGAGATCGTATAATGAAAAGAAGAGATTTTTTAAAGTTAAGTGCCCTTGGAGCTGCGGCTCCGATGAATTCATTTGCCGCAAAAAAAGAAGATGAATTCCGCGTAAAATTAAAGAAAAACGTCGTCCTCGTGAATTTGGACTTGGGGCTTTATGCGCCGCACTTTCGCGATAATGGTGCGGACTGTAAATACATGACCGAGATCTTTTTTGAGTTTAAAGGTAAGATGACCTATTTAGATGGCATTTCTGAGCCAGGCATGGGTGGTGGACACGAATGTCAGCCGGCAAGTTTTACAGCTTTGCGCTATGACCATCGCGATCTTTATACAACACGAAAAATGATGTCCCTCGACCAGAAACTGGCAGATGGTTCAGTCCAGGAAACTCGCCACAAATTTTTGTATCATCAAGTCAATCGAGGTAGTAGCATGAGTTGGAATCGCTTCGAGCAACCGATTCCAGCCATCTCAGGGGCAAATGAACTTTATGAACAACTCTTTGCGAGAACTGACAAAGATTTGGATAAGGCACGAATTCGTCGTGAGCGTGATATTTTGGCTGCCTTATCTCGAAATATTCGTCGTCAATGGACGGGGACACCTCAAGAAACTGACATGAAAAATTCTTTGGATTACCAAGTGGATCTTTTGGATGAACGGGAAAAATGGCTCAAAGTTAAAAAACCTTACTTAAAGAAAACTTTTGGAGAGAATGAGGAACGTAATCCACTCCCTTCATGCTCAAATAATTTTGATTTAGTTCACGAAGCTTTAATGAAGCAACAGACAAAAATAGCTTTTGTTCAATTTGGAGGAGGTAGCTTACAAAGAGGTATGGGCTTTGAACTTGGTCATCATGCCAATGGTCACCATGCGGGGTATCCAGAAAGAATTTACGCCTGTGAGCAAATTGATACCGCGGTGCTGACTAATGTCAGAAGATTTTTACGTAAGCTGCAAGAGAGCAATATTTTCGATGATACCATTGTGCTTTTTCATTGTGGCATGGGCAATGCAGCCGCACATGATTCTCGCCGTACGGCATCCTTCCTTTTCGGCGGTGGCTTTGCCCATAAGAAATCTATTAAATGCCTCGAAGGCAAAAAAGAGCATATTTATTCGACCTGTAACCTATTCTCTAGTGTCTTGAAGCAGAGTGGTTTCAGAGACTATTCCTTTAATAGTAGCAAGGAAGTGATTCCTGAACTTTTTAAGGCCTAGGGAGAGCATATGTCAGAGCAAGAAAATTTACCCGCAATGACCGCGGAACAAAAAGAAAAACTGCGTTTGAAAATTGCAGAATTAGAGAGTCTTGAGCAAGAAATTGCCGAAGGAAAAATTCAGGGTGATGAAGCCGAAAAACTCCTCGATCAATCGATGTTGGAAATCGAAGCTGTCTTAGCAGAAGCCAAAGAACTTGAAGCGCAACTCCCGTCAAGTGTTGATTCAAATACTGAAACTTCAGTGGCGAGTGAAGAGTCCATAAATCCTGCGGGAAGCGCAAAAGAAACGCCTCTTGCAGAGAGCGCAAAAGAGCAGGCTTTAGAAGACCTTCCTGTTTTAAAAGCGAGCGGGGGTTCATTAGCCAAGCAAGTATTTGACGAGAAGCAAGCGGAACAAAAGAAAGCACCAAATCAACTCGATCAATCTTTGGATAAATTTGATGAGTCTTTAAAATCCGAGGTGAAGCAGCCAAACTTTGAGGATAAGCCGAAGCCTTTACAAACCAAGTCAGGGAAACGCAAAAAGGGAACGACTAAAAAGAAACTTAAAGCTCCGAGCAAACCCGTGATTCGCGAAAAGAAGAAAGCTTTCCCATGGGGTAAAGTCGTGGCCTTATTAGTGATTGCGGGGATCGCATTATCTTATAAAGATATCATGGCTTTTGTTAAACAGCAGCAGGCTGAGCTCGCGGAAAAGAATAAGCCTAAAGCCGTGAAGAAAAAAGAAGAGGTAACACCCAAGCCTAAACCCAAGCCCGTTGTTGTTGAAAAGCCTGTAGAAACAGAGCCCGAAGAGGAGCCTCAGAATTTCTTTCAGCCGCAAGAAAGCGATGTGTTTACGGGTGAACTCGTTCACTACAGTTTTAATCAGGTGCTGAAAGATAAATGTGTGACTTGCCATGGCGCGGAAGGAAAAGAAGTCGAAGGTGATTTTAATATTGCCTTACTGATTAAGTCGCGGGCTTCTAATTCTAAAGCTTGGGCAAAAGTTTATCGCAGTATTGATAAGGGAGAGATGCCTCCACCGAAAGAGGACTACGAAGATTCTGTAGAATTGAAAGGGGAAGAAAAAGAACTGTTGCTCGCTTCAATCAAAGATATGTTTGAAGAACTGAAAGAAGGTGTGGCGACTCGAGTCTTGACTCCCTACGAGTTAGAGAACACGATGAACGATCTTTTTGACATTGATGTGAGTATGTATAATCCTTTTAAGTCGATGCATCAGACCTATTCAAAAGAATCCTATTACACTCACCAGCGCAAGGTTTTGAGTCCTTATTACATAAGTCAGTATTACAATATCCTCTATGATGTCTTACAGAGCTTTATCGGTTTGCGCCCCCAAGTGGATAAGATGGATGTGAAAACGACTTTGCCTGGTTCAGTTTACGCTGCCAAAGCGTTTAAAAATGAAACTCATATTCGTTGGCCACAGAGCAAACCTAAGCTTCACACCGGCTTTAATTTTGAGGATAAAACCGAGCGCAAAGCGACCAAGCAAGACCGCTATTTAGATGGCAATGAAAATGAACTCGTCAATAGCGTACTCGCGAAACGGACTTTACCTCCAGGGACCTATAAACTGACTTTTAAAGCTAGTACTGAAAACATGTCAATGAGCAAGATTACAGAGAAGAAGTATGGTGAAGAAGTGGTGCGCATTTTTGATGAATACTTTGATCAAAATCCCAATCTCGCCATGCCGCTACATTTTCACTTAGAGCCACCAGATTTTGCGGATCCTTTTGCTCGAGGTAAATTTCTCGAGACCATTGAGGTTTCTTCTGAGGGTGAATACGGTATTGAATTCACTTTGCGTCGTCGCTCGGCCTTGGCCTGTAACACGACGGCAAAACTGCCTGCTCAACGTCAATTAGCCAATTTGATTTCTTATCACAAACATGGTGACAAGCACGAAAATAAAACCATGCAGATCGAGATGAAAAACCTTTCTCAAAAAAGGTATGATTTCCCCATGATCAAGATCTCGAATTTAAAGATTGAGGGGCCGTATAATGTTCAGTTAAACCCCCTCTCTTTCAAAGAAGAGCAAAGGCTCAATAGTGATACGGAAATACGTGAGAAATTCCGCTATCTACACGCTTTTAACGGCATGAAATTTAATGTAATCTACACCTACCTCTTTCGAGACTTCCAAAAAGATAAAATGAAGTACGAAGATGCTTACCGCAATGCCATGATCATGTTCTTTATGTCGCCAAAATTTTTGATTCTCAATAGCGAACCCAAAACAATTGAGCAGAAAGTGCGTTACCTCTCTTATGCAGCTCACAAGTCAGCGCCTTCGCATGAATTTCATAAATCATATTCAGATTTAAAGAAGCGCAAAGATGCCCTTGGACTTGGGAAATGGTTGATTGATCACGATCGCTTCCCGCGTTTTGTGCAAGCTTTTACTTATCAATGGCTCAAGTTGGGAATCATTGAGCAAAACCAACCCGATACGGGAAAATACAGAAACTACTACAAAGATAATTTAGCCGATGCACAGCGCCTTGAAGCTGAGTTTTATTTGATGAATATGTTTCGTGAAAATCGTCCCGTACGCGAGTTAGTGGATTCAGATTATTCCTTCTGGAATCAGGCTTTAGAAAATTTTTATACAGGTTCTTATCAGGGGCAAGAAAGTGATGATCTAGAAAACTTCGTGAAACGCTCTTCAAAAAATCAGCAACGCGGTGGTATCCTAACGATGGGGTCCTTTTTAACTGCCACGGGCAATGGCGTAGATCCACTGCCCCTTCGTCGTGCAGCCTGGATATCTGACAACCTATTGGATTCGCCTTTGCCTTCACCGCCCGATGTGGATGTGGTTGATTTTGAGAATGAACGCAGTGGAAAAACACTTCGTGAACGCCTCGCCGTGCACGCTGAGAATCCCGCCTGTCATTCCTGCCATAAACGTTTGGATTCGCTCGCGATTCTCATGGATAAATTTGATTCGATTGGCGGCTATAATAATCATTATAATCCCGAAGTCGTGAAAGTGAATGGAGAGAATATTAACGATATCGAGGGCTTGAAAAAGTACTTGGGTGAATATGATCAGCCCATGGCGCGAGCCTTCACTCGCAAACTGATTAGCTTCATGATGGGGCGCGAAGTTGGCGTCAAAGATGAAGCGGTACTCGACGCCATTCTCAAAGCGACGGAGGCCGATGGCTACCGCGTTGGCGACCTCTACTCCCAGATTGTTAAGTACTACTTATTTTAAAGCTGTAAGCCTTAGCCGCTTCAAGAATATAGAGGCGAGTTATTAGGTATAAAACTTTTCATAATTAGGTTGAATAGAGGTCATGATGCTTTGCATACGAGAAGGACGCTGTCCCTCTCGAGCTCTCCCTGCAAGGATTTGCCAATCCTTGACCAGGCGACTAGGGGACTTTGCCCCGCTTTTTGGGTAATTATAAAAAATTAAATCATTCATTTAATGAAGCCTTTCTTTGTCACAGAGTGAGAAAAGAAGGCTACCGACCTAGTACTATTTGGTAATCTGATATTTTTTAACTACTTGAGTTAAGATGTGAGTCATTAGTCTGTAGTTCTTTCAAAAAATATTCAAAAACGCTTACGATTAGTTGTTTATAATTCAACGCGTACACCTGTTTTTTAAAAAATGGAGAATTGATATGATTGACCGAAGATCGTTTTTAGCTTCAGCTATTGCTGGGGGACTCATTCCTGCAAATGGCATTTATGGGGCTTCCAAAA from Lentisphaera araneosa HTCC2155 carries:
- a CDS encoding DUF1552 domain-containing protein; amino-acid sequence: MKRRDFLKLSALGAAAPMNSFAAKKEDEFRVKLKKNVVLVNLDLGLYAPHFRDNGADCKYMTEIFFEFKGKMTYLDGISEPGMGGGHECQPASFTALRYDHRDLYTTRKMMSLDQKLADGSVQETRHKFLYHQVNRGSSMSWNRFEQPIPAISGANELYEQLFARTDKDLDKARIRRERDILAALSRNIRRQWTGTPQETDMKNSLDYQVDLLDEREKWLKVKKPYLKKTFGENEERNPLPSCSNNFDLVHEALMKQQTKIAFVQFGGGSLQRGMGFELGHHANGHHAGYPERIYACEQIDTAVLTNVRRFLRKLQESNIFDDTIVLFHCGMGNAAAHDSRRTASFLFGGGFAHKKSIKCLEGKKEHIYSTCNLFSSVLKQSGFRDYSFNSSKEVIPELFKA
- a CDS encoding DUF1588 domain-containing protein; translated protein: MSEQENLPAMTAEQKEKLRLKIAELESLEQEIAEGKIQGDEAEKLLDQSMLEIEAVLAEAKELEAQLPSSVDSNTETSVASEESINPAGSAKETPLAESAKEQALEDLPVLKASGGSLAKQVFDEKQAEQKKAPNQLDQSLDKFDESLKSEVKQPNFEDKPKPLQTKSGKRKKGTTKKKLKAPSKPVIREKKKAFPWGKVVALLVIAGIALSYKDIMAFVKQQQAELAEKNKPKAVKKKEEVTPKPKPKPVVVEKPVETEPEEEPQNFFQPQESDVFTGELVHYSFNQVLKDKCVTCHGAEGKEVEGDFNIALLIKSRASNSKAWAKVYRSIDKGEMPPPKEDYEDSVELKGEEKELLLASIKDMFEELKEGVATRVLTPYELENTMNDLFDIDVSMYNPFKSMHQTYSKESYYTHQRKVLSPYYISQYYNILYDVLQSFIGLRPQVDKMDVKTTLPGSVYAAKAFKNETHIRWPQSKPKLHTGFNFEDKTERKATKQDRYLDGNENELVNSVLAKRTLPPGTYKLTFKASTENMSMSKITEKKYGEEVVRIFDEYFDQNPNLAMPLHFHLEPPDFADPFARGKFLETIEVSSEGEYGIEFTLRRRSALACNTTAKLPAQRQLANLISYHKHGDKHENKTMQIEMKNLSQKRYDFPMIKISNLKIEGPYNVQLNPLSFKEEQRLNSDTEIREKFRYLHAFNGMKFNVIYTYLFRDFQKDKMKYEDAYRNAMIMFFMSPKFLILNSEPKTIEQKVRYLSYAAHKSAPSHEFHKSYSDLKKRKDALGLGKWLIDHDRFPRFVQAFTYQWLKLGIIEQNQPDTGKYRNYYKDNLADAQRLEAEFYLMNMFRENRPVRELVDSDYSFWNQALENFYTGSYQGQESDDLENFVKRSSKNQQRGGILTMGSFLTATGNGVDPLPLRRAAWISDNLLDSPLPSPPDVDVVDFENERSGKTLRERLAVHAENPACHSCHKRLDSLAILMDKFDSIGGYNNHYNPEVVKVNGENINDIEGLKKYLGEYDQPMARAFTRKLISFMMGREVGVKDEAVLDAILKATEADGYRVGDLYSQIVKYYLF
- a CDS encoding type II secretion system protein, whose protein sequence is MSKNKFTLIELLVVVAIIGILASFLLPVLGKARSQARQAVCKSNLKQYGTTMFISMDDFNGQVPPAMSKHGLWATNIENSIKIDGAAISYTQNAAIYNSPGNFDISNFANFEPQTQDEDKMQAFICPGDDDPATVFQNFNNGGRSGRPVTSYGSNRGIFLMMPENFLQWEPGHVNGFLNRLSKPSETAMIFDCDAQSDGSIGLWLKGGTSATMWDFAKNGFGDKWDDSVKPDWHLKKINIVNADGHVESHNYLSQSLESVLLGNP
- a CDS encoding RNA polymerase sigma factor codes for the protein MTSQWNTRYTLLDRLKNDNDQKAWEDFQTYYNSFILIVLSKFKLNQSDKEDLVQEILLSLWKSLKNFKPDEKRAKFRTWFSQIIYRRTMDFYRKKCQSDKKEALIKNDPSELTSFTEPEVEKVFQKEWEAHIVNLALENISAMFSGKAIDVFKMAMKNTETKVIAENFDLKANTVIQLKNRVKNRLVKEIQLLKSERELF